A window from Peromyscus eremicus chromosome 1, PerEre_H2_v1, whole genome shotgun sequence encodes these proteins:
- the Cadm4 gene encoding cell adhesion molecule 4 — translation MTAETPRAVLYTRNHTTVEAEACGLGVQDQLDLHGTGQEVQTENVTVAEGGVAEITCRLHQYDGSIVVIQNPARQTLFFNGTRALKDERFQLEEFSPRRVRIRLSDARLEDEGGYFCQLYTEDTHHQIATLTVLVAPENPVVEVREQAVEGGEVELSCLVPRSRPAAVLRWYRDRKELKGVSSGQENGKVWSVASTVRFRVDRKDDGGIIICEAQNQALPSGHSKQTQYVLDVQYSPTARIHASQAVVREGDTLVLTCAVTGNPRPSQIRWNRGNESLPERAEAVGETLTLPGLVSADNGTYTCEAANKHGHARALYVLVVYDPGAVVEAQTSVPYAIVGGILALLVFLIICVLVGMVWCSVRQKGSYLTHEASGLDEQGEAREAFLNGSDGHKRKEEFFI, via the exons ATGACGGCTGAGACCCCGAGGGCAGTGCTGTACACTCGTAACCATACCACTGTGGAAGCTGAGGCATGTGGATTAGGAGTACAAGACCAGCTTGacttacatg GAACGGGACAGGAAGTGCAGACAGAGAATGTGACAGTGGCCGAGGGTGGGGTGGCTGAGATCACCTGCCGTCTGCATCAGTACGATGGGTCCATAGTTGTCATCCAGAACCCAGCCCGGCAGACCCTCTTTTTCAATGGCACCCGAG CTCTAAAGGACGAGCGATTCCAGCTGGAGGAGTTCTCCCCGCGTCGAGTGCGCATCCGGCTCTCTGACGCCCGCCTGGAAGACGAGGGGGGCTACTTCTGCCAGCTCTACACGGAGGACACCCACCACCAGATCGCCACGCTCACTGTCCTAG TGGCTCCGGAGAATCCTGTGGTGGAGGTCCGAGAGCAAGCGGTGGAGGGCGGCGAGGTGGAACTCAGCTGCCTGGTTCCGCGGTCGCGCCCCGCAGCGGTTCTGCGCTGGTATCGCGATCGCAAGGAGCTGAAAG GAGTGAGCAGCGGCCAGGAGAACGGCAAGGTGTGGAGCGTGGCGAGCACCGTGCGGTTCCGTGTAGACCGCAAGGACGACGGCGGGATCATCATTTGTGAGGCGCAGAACCAGGCGCTGCCCTCGGGACACAGCAAGCAGACGCAGTACGTGCTGGACGTGCAGT ACTCCCCGACGGCGCGGATCCATGCCTCTCAAGCTGTAGTGAGGGAGGGAGACACGCTGGTGCTGACGTGTGCTGTCACAGGGAACCCCAG GCCAAGCCAGATCCGCTGGAACCGGGGGAATGAGTCTCTGCCGGAGAGAGCGGAGGCGGTGGGTGAGACGCTCACCCTGCCGGGCCTGGTATCTGCAGATAACGGCACCTACACCTGCGAGGCGGCAAACAAGCACGGCCACGCGAGGGCGCTCTACGTGCTTGTGGTCTACG ACCCCGGCGCAGTGGTAGAAGCCCAGACATCAGTTCCCTACGCCATTGTGGGCGGCATCCTGGCGCTACTAGTGTTTCTGATCATATGTGTGCTAGTGGGCATGGTCTGGTGCTCCGTCCGACAGAAGG GCTCCTATCTGACCCATGAGGCCAGCGGCTTGGACGAGCAGGGAGAAGCCAGAGAAGCCTTCCTCAACGGCAGCGACGGACACAAGCGGAAAGAAGAGTTCTTCAtctga